The genomic window GCCGATCGCGGTTGGCCGTCGGATCGGTGTGGCCTAGCTTGGCGCGTCGGAGGAAGGCATGACGAATCGCTCACCCGCGCGGCCCCTGGTCGTGGTCGGCGCCGGACTCAGCGGCCTGGTCACCGCGTCGATCCTGCGCGGCCAGGGCGTCGAGGCGGTGCTCCTGGAGGCGCGGGACCGCCCCGGAGGCCGGATCCAAACCGTGAGCGGTGGCGACGGTCGGGGGGCCTTCGAGCGCGGAGCGACCTGGTTCGGCCCGAAACACCCCCACCTCGTGCGGGTCGCCGAATCGCTCGGCGTCGGCCGCTTCGACCAGGCCTTCGAGGGCGGCGGCCTGGTCGACCTCGGCCCGCGCGGTGTGCAGTCGCTGGACTTCCCCCCACCGCCCGAGCCGACCTTCCGCTTCCGCGGCGGAAGCAGTGCCCTGATCGACGCCCTGGTCGCGACCCTCGCTCCCGCGCAGATCCGGTACGGGATCCGTGCGACGACCCTGCGCCACCGGACGGACGCGATCGAGATCGAGGTCGAAGACGGAACCGGCCGGGCCGACACCATCGTGGCCGACCGCGTGGTCACCACCCTGCCCCCGCGCCTGCTCGCCCGTACGGTGGACTTCGAGCCCGCCCTGCCGCCGGCGGTGGCAGGCGTGCTCGCCGGCACCCCCACGTGGATGGGCCACGCCGTGAAGTTCTGGGCGCGCTACGCCGAGCCCTTCTGGCGCGGGCGCGGTGGAGGCTTCGGCGTCGCGCACGCGGGAATCGTGGAGGAAGTCCACGACCACAGCGACGCCGACGGCGATCCCTTCGCGCTGACCGGCTTCCTACGTCCGGGTTCCCATCTCGAAGACCCTGGGCGGCGCGACGAACGCACACTCGACCACCTCGCGCGCTTCTTCGGCCCCGAGGCGACCACCCCGCTCGAGTTCGACGCATGCAGCTGGCCGCACGAGCGCTTCAGCAGCGACGTCGACGCGAAGGCAGTTCCGGTGGGCACGCAGTACGGCGATCCGCGC from Candidatus Krumholzibacteriia bacterium includes these protein-coding regions:
- a CDS encoding NAD(P)/FAD-dependent oxidoreductase — its product is MTNRSPARPLVVVGAGLSGLVTASILRGQGVEAVLLEARDRPGGRIQTVSGGDGRGAFERGATWFGPKHPHLVRVAESLGVGRFDQAFEGGGLVDLGPRGVQSLDFPPPPEPTFRFRGGSSALIDALVATLAPAQIRYGIRATTLRHRTDAIEIEVEDGTGRADTIVADRVVTTLPPRLLARTVDFEPALPPAVAGVLAGTPTWMGHAVKFWARYAEPFWRGRGGGFGVAHAGIVEEVHDHSDADGDPFALTGFLRPGSHLEDPGRRDERTLDHLARFFGPEATTPLEFDACSWPHERFSSDVDAKAVPVGTQYGDPRLWVPQFGGRLLLSGTETSREYGGYMEGAVISGLRAAAWAAEG